A region of Drosophila suzukii chromosome 2L, CBGP_Dsuzu_IsoJpt1.0, whole genome shotgun sequence DNA encodes the following proteins:
- the LOC108006988 gene encoding uncharacterized protein, protein MQLLCISLTILAALALGSGYAATLPTSAPSVFSSDPNPNSNTNPNPGAEFAVGSQSFSDSDLALPAGSIDFGAAVAPSPVVLSSGSNEVTPCSLSSSDLNECIRGLIQTFAGRLRNQGVPEYNMDSIDPYFYKRGIFRYTNDGIQGGLLIKNMEIYGISHLQVNTVAANFTENGFVIKLGVELPQLKAGGHFKADVKFGGLRLVPKGPFNITIDNIKATILTDGHIEQLPSGQQRLSLHRLNANVNIGDAKVVANGIFSDRNLNAMILNLVNENLPEITRVGIPATREQWAPILIAHINEFFAKVPIEKFLVQ, encoded by the exons ATGCAATTGCTTTGCATCTCGCTAACCATTTTGGCCGCCTTGGCACTCGGAAGTGGCTATGCGGCTACCCTGCCAACCTCCGCACCCAGTGTTTTCAGCAGCGATCCCAATCCGAATTCGAATACCAATCCCAATCCGGGCGCGGAGTTTGCGGTGGGATCTCAAAGCTTTTCCGACAGCGATTTGGCTTTGCCAGCCGGATCAATCGATTTCGGCGCCGCAG TTGCCCCATCGCCGGTTGTCTTGTCCAGTGGCTCGAATGAAGTGACACCCTGTAGTCTCAGTTCGTCGGATCTCAACGAATGCATACGCGGCTTGATTCAGACATTTGCCGGCAGGTTGAGGAACCAGGGAGTGCCGGAGTACAATATGGACTCCATTGATCCCTACTTCTACAAGAGGGGCATCTTCCGGTACACCAACGATGGCATCCAGGGAGGACTCCTCATCAAGAACATGGAAATCTATGGCATCAGTCATTTGCAGGTCAACACGGTGGCTGCCAATTTCACGGAGAATGGCTTTGTTATCAAGCTGGGCGTTGAACTGCCACAACTGAAGGCTGGAGGACACTTCAAGGCGGACGTGAAGTTCGGTGGACTGCGTCTGGTGCCCAAGGGACCCTTCAACATCACCATAG ACAACATCAAGGCCACCATTCTGACCGATGGCCACATCGAACAGCTGCCCAGTGGTCAGCAGCGTCTCAGCTTACATCGCCTGAATGCCAATGTCAATATCGGCGATGCCAAGGTGGTGGCCAATGGCATCTTCTCCGATCGCAACCTGA ATGCCATGATTCTGAATCTGGTCAATGAGAACCTGCCGGAAATCACACGTGTCGGCATTCCCGCCACCCGCGAACAATGGGCTCCCATTCTGATTGCCCACATCAATGAGTTCTTCGCCAAGGTTCCCATCGAGAAATTCCTGGTTCAATGA